GTTCATCTGATGCGAAAATCAGATTTTGACTTTGAAATTAACGAAGGATTTTTCAATTAGGTATTCTATCTAATGGCAGTTTATAGTTGGTGATCTGTTTgagttcctttttcttttcttctcttttgtctgtgtttatttttttcatcAATTCAATTGTTTTGAGGCGTTTAGCTAAGTAACTTATATCTGAGAAATGGCTGATTCCTTAACTTATTTTTTGGGCTAGGGCTTTGAGTTCCTTGATCTTGGAACAATAATTAGCATATAATATCAGCACCATCTCTTTCAATGGCAATAAAActtcatttgtttttctttatatgtCTGTGTTTCTAGTTTTGCTGGATTTGCCATGtcaaacagtttttttttttctttttgtgtgtgtGCGTATGTCTGTGTTCTCTTCAGCTTTGAAGGATGGACCTAATAATTGTACAAAGGGACAATCTAAACTCTATTACTGCTGATTTTTTGTTAGATTAGAGTGAAGTAGATATTAAAGACGGGTTTGCTAACGAGTCCCCTTAAGGGACTCTTTAGACTTAGTTAATATACTAGTTATAGTCATAACATTATATTGAATGTAGTCGTTGataacttaccatttccaatGCATTGTATGAATGTCAGTAGGGCACTTGTTAGCAcaatctgttaaagatttcagTAAGACCTTCTTTGTTTATTTCTTAAGCATGTTAGTTGTTGCCTTCTGTACTTGTGTttttcggtttttttttttttttccgaCTGATAGTGAAGAGTTGACAAAACGGATTGTTGTTTCTGTTTATATCTAGAATCCCTTTCTTGGTGATTTTTTTCTACTTCATTTTGCAGTTTAATCTTCTCATTGCTTATACATTTTGTTTTTCAGCTACAAGCCATTTTCCTTATTTGTTTAAAGATTTAAGTGGTTTGATATAAAATCAGGACTTCTGAGTTAATTAGCATTGCCAATCCGATGAAGCATGTTTTAAAGCTTTTCTCTCTGTTGGTGGTCATCTCTGCACTTTGGATTGGCCTTTTGCAGGCATCCATAATACCACGAAGCCATACTTGGTTGGTGAGTTTCTTTCTTTGCTTTGATGTTCTGTTATTCATGTCCAATTATTCTAATGCATTGTCACTAAATGTTGTGCTATAAAAATTTTCAGCTGCCAATTTATTTTATTGTGTCACTTGGATGCTATGGCTTATTAATGGTTGGAGTTGGACTAATGCGATTCCCTACTTGCCCTCGAGAAGCATTGCTGCTGCAGAAGGTATTTTATTTCTCTCTCACTCTCTCATTTTTCTCATGGACGTTTTAAATTGTTCATAAGCATTGAAATCATATATGACTAATTAGTGATGAATCTCTtccccttttcctttccttttgttTTTCCACCATGTGCTTAAGCAGTGTGGTAATATCTACTGTGGTTGGGACATGAGTTTTCTTCTTAACATCTTTTGAGAAGTTTGAACAAGTTCGATTGTGACACTTATTATAATTTACTGGTCTGATTTGTTTTTTCGGCTCCATATGCTGTATGTTTATAGGACATTGCTGAAGCCAAGGATTTTCTGAAACAAAAGGGGGTTGATGTTGGTTCCGATTGATGGTTGCTCCATAACATCTCTTCGTGGAACCAAGTGAGAACAAATTTCTGCAAGCTTTACCAATGGACCTGTCTTGGACCAGAGAGAAAAAGGTACAGATTGGGAACTAACTTCCAAGTCCGGAAAACTTTCATAGAAGAATCATATTGCCTTTGTGTCTAACATTGAGGAGTACTTTTGGTAAAAGAATTGAGTTACCATTTTTTTCAGCTCTCATAGATTGTCTACATACGACATTTTTTTATCATACTTCTTGATTAAAATTTTCCCTCACTATAACACATTGAAAGTCTGGAACAAAGCTTCAGTGTCCTTCATACTTTGGCATATATCTTATTTCAAGGGTTTAGTTTCATGATCTCAGAAGTGCTTAATGTCTCTATGAATTGGGGTTTTGGGTCTTCATCAGTGTCTTTATGATTACGGGTTACACTAGATTTCAGGTACAAAAATGGTGAGATTAAAGCAGTGAATTTGTAGAGGCACTGAACTTTAAGTTACATTTTGATACATTGATAACTTCATTTTCTCTTGAACTCGTATTTGTTGATTTAGAAACCGAAACCCATCTTGAAGTACCAACTTCGATAGTCTGCTTTTCCTCACAAATTTCTAACTTCTCGTTTCACCATCAAGAATATTCTTCCTCGTCAACTAGCCACTAGTGTAGCGACAAATGACTTGGAATGCTTAAGTTCTTATTGACATTAAGTCTCGGGTTCAAACCTAGACAACCCCTTCGCTATCCATGATAAGAGGAGGAATATCCTTCctcattgtttattttattacaatCTTTGTTATGGTTCTTTGACCTTCAATCCTCAAagaaatgatttgattttagcCATTTCCTTGCCCATCATGAGGTGGAAAATGTGTTGCTTTGAGGTGCATAAGTTTTGAAGAAAGGTCATTGTCTTTAGCTGCAAGTCAAAATTTCTAGGTTTTTATGGCCCATTTCCATGTTACTTGCCATTGGCTTTGTTCAATTTGTGATAAATCTCATTTGTTTATgggggaaaaaaaaggaaaataaattgtTTTCATGGTTTATTTTTCTTAGtgcataaatattaaaaaatggatATGCAAACATCTTTGTTCTTTGGTACAGCAATTGTATATATACCCCAACATATTTCCATGCAATTATTACATATCACATGTTTTGTTCCACTGACAGCTTATTCATGCCtgagaaaataatatatatatatatatatatataaaagaaaggaaaatctCTTTCATGGTACATGTTCTTTCATGTgcttaataaaatagaattaaatatctTCAGCAAGCCGATCGATTCCGTGAAGGTATTTCACTTTTCTGGCAACAAAGTAATCATAGCTACCATTTTCTCTTAGGAATTTACACATTCATGAGGCATTCATATGatacaaaatttgaaatatttcatatatttgttttatttttacattaacaTTTAAGCGGAATGTTGTTTTagcgaataatatttatttaaaataaaaaaagtattcataacattaaaaactaatatcAATGTCGTACAAATAAACTAAATGTTAAAAACATTTTGTGTTGAGGAAAATATTACTAAgattatttaaaagttaaattagatTCGGGTtctctatatatataaataattaaatttatatttataatttttttaaaatatataaacagataatgaaatttttttagtaataaattataagaaatgtcattaaaaagttaaaattaatatttatgaaaatttatatgcaatatcattaaaaaaattaccatATATCATCACAATAGGTATATCAAGTAGCAAGACAATAGGTTATTCATGtgaattgaatataaaaattaccatgcgttaacttttattttacttttactattGCTAACTAATATAAAAACCTTTTAATGATGAGtattgaatatattaaaaaaaattcacttgctaatcataaatgtgtttatttaatttgtaattttgatcAAAATGCTTTATAATAAATATGTATACTTGAATGTCTATGGTTATATTTATTgactatttaataatttttttaaaatcttattatACTTCATAAATATGCATTCTAAAAATGTACACTTTAAAAGTTTAATAAAGTAAAGATTGTTGGCTAGTTTCAGATTAATTGGTATTGATATTGTTGTTAGTGTAGGAAGGCGTGGGTTTTAGTACGCTAAAGcgcattatctttctatttaaaaGTTGGGGAGAAACtgagtattgtataaaaaaaacagatatgataagaaattataatgaaattaatattaaaaaaacttaataaatattaattcattttattttcgaTGGAAGTGCcgaaccaaaagaaaaaaaaagaaagaaaagattaaTAATGATGCTATTTTTgaagataaaatttaaatagtCTAAGAATTACTTCACTATGTGGAAGTATTTGATAAAAAGTTCAAATGAATGTTATACTGATAgatagtgattttttttaattatatattgtgCATGTTTGTTGTGTTATTCATATTTTGGGTTTGTAGTTGTCTCTtttaacaatattatttttaagattcAAACCTATTTGTTCTCTTTAGGAATGTAATGTGCCTTAAAAATTAATGTGCCCATGTTCATGGAATACGATTCACTTTCAAGATGCCTTGGTGGTGAAATGGTAGACATGCGAGACTCAAAATCTTGTGCTAAAGAGCGTGGAGGTTCAAGTCCTCTTCAAGGCATAATATTGAGAATGCTCATTGAATTGGAATAAGTTCGACAACGGATCATGAGATCTTGGTGATCTTCTCTATTTAATGAGTGAGGAGTTCGCTTTGAAATCGTTCGCCTTATACCCACCCCCGAGTATATGCTTCAACAGGAATCATGCACACAAGGATAGATTGAAACAATAAATCACGAACACAAGGGTAGATTGATACAATATAAACCTTTGGTAAAATGTCCCCTGGTAACCCAGCAGATAAAGTACATTACATAGTCCATTTTAGAGATTGACGACTAACCCATTCCATGACTTTGGCCCTAGGATCCTCTAATATTTTTTCgttaaaaaacaatatatatttaaatttttgttaatcaTAAATCTTTAGAATTTAATGgataataaatattatagaaaaattattttatagaactgaaaaattcataatttttttataaaattataatatggtTTTTTAAATACCTAAGAAAAGAGCAAAcggaataaaacaaaaaaaattgaaaaacttgaaaatattgGTGGAGATTAAGTTCTAATTACCATTAGCATCTTTTATTATGATAATTAAAAGTTAGTATTATTAGATAAAAAAGTCCAAATTGCAATTTTATTACTCCTATctatatatattagataaaaataaaaaaattgaagatacCGTCGCTTGACGCAAATATAAAGTATGTACTCTGTTATATTaactatatatatgattttaaacacaacaaataaacacgaaaataatataataaattggatacaatatatatatatatttgaatatgattAAACCATAAAATTAATGTAAAAGAATATGGGAGTGAACAAATGCGCTGATACATTAGTACGGTTAAAGAATAATTTTCAATCTAGTTCTCTAtcgaatggttttttttttctattttatttattgtttgtaGCACTTCTTTTTTAAGGATGTTCAAACGAATAATCGAATTCAACtagtattaattgaattaatcgagttgtataattttttaaccgttaattaaattaaaaatttttcaaaaaaattaatcgaaccgaaacatttatatgtttttgtcttttggttaaaacaagtatgaaacatataaaaaaatacattgataATGTTCATTTGTCTTGAAagttaatcgaattaattgaaaatttaagtcTTGAAACACTACATAAATTATTAAGTTtggttaatttagttaattactcgatttgaaattgaattaatcAATAATTGAAATTCTAAAAAACCATTAATCGACCTCCAACCGAACTAAGTTCGACCATCTActaattaaccaaattagattGATTCGGTTAGTTAATTCagttttaaccaaaatttaaacatctgTAACTCCTTCTAGTAGCTTGGAGCTTTTATTATTAACTGATAAATAATGATGTATTATGTATCGAACTTAACTCTTTTGAAGTGATTTGAATTTAAATtcctttttcacaaaaaaaatattgGAGGGTGGAAATCAAATGAGCCTTTCaaactctgtttttttttttaaaaaaagatctatttttaaatttaaaattgtgtTATATAAATCaatcaatatatattaaattttatcataccTATAATATGAGTGAAAAATGTccgaaataaaaattttaaaaataacataataagaaaaaatcgttttggttgaaatggtaaaattaaaagatatatcaCCATGTTTTGAGTTCAAACCTAATTATATGcaaattttttatgaaaagataaaattatcCTCAAAATAATATCTATTATTTAGTAAAAGTGAGGAGCATTTAGTAAATTCATTATTGAATCGATTAAATGTGATATCAACCCATTAAAACACTTAAATAtggtaatatattttaaaatccaaGGCACGTCGTGATGGTTGCTTACCACGTCCCTTAATTAAACGGATTCGATCCTACTTATAAAAATGGATTATATTTTGTGACTGATTTCTTTTTTCGTtcgagaaaaattaaaaatattcaaataaaatgtttttctcgttaaattttgttaaatttatgaaacAACGCAAACATCAATTTCCTTTACAATTCCcccctaaaaaaaagaaaaagaaaaacaaagaaactaGTACTAAAATGAATTGTCCGAAAAAGACTGAATGGTCCACTAGCAAGCAGCTGTCATTTGCATAATCTTAATtgtctttttcatatttttccttTGGAAAAATTATACTAGCGGTCACtcaattttggttaaaataacaTTTCAgtcactaaatttttaaaaaagacaaTCCAgtcattaaattttatgaaaattcaaGGTTTAAGTTGTAACAATAAATTGTTTAGGGTTGTAAGTTTAGTGACCGAGTTATCACTTTTGAAAGTTTTGTGACTGAAATATTATTTTAACCAAAGTTAAGTGACTACCGCAggaattttcccttttcttttttatcattacaACATAAACCTTGAATCGTAGCTTTGTTACGGCGATATTTGTCTCTACATATTTGTTTTAAGTAAGAACAAATTAGCTTGTgattaaaattgataataataatgttaaagcTTTAAACACAAGTcattaatatttaagtaaaatattaagcTCGAATTTTGTGAACCATCGGCGTTAATGCAAAAACTTACGACACAAGTCAAAAAATTCAACATTCCAGCTCTCCATTTgccttcaaattttcattttctttagccCGACAGTACAGAGATTCCAGCTAAAAGAAGAGAGCCCCCTTTTCCCTTTACTAATTTCACGACCATCTCGTCTCTCCCTTCACTTCCTCCCGctctatttttatcttttattttatgtttctcagTGAAGCATACTTTCAAACAGTTTACATTCTTCAATAGTTTCAATGTCACTCATTCTAGATCCAGccctttgataaaaaaaaaaaacagaagaacCCAAATCCAATTTCTCTGGACTAGTGAGAATTTAAAACACGAACAAAAGAAAAATGGGTGGTTTAAGAGAGTCATGGTGTTTTTGCAAAGGAGTAAGCAAGACGGAAAGAATGAAGGGCACCATTTTCTCAAGTAAAGCTCCAGCAATGGCCAGAATCACCGGCGCCGCCGCTGATGGAATCTCTGTTACCGGATTCCTCATCCACCGGAATCTTCTCTTAACTACTCACGTTAACCTCCCTTCCGTAGCTGCTGCTGAGAGCTCCGAGATCCGGCTCCAAAATGGCGTTGCTGCCACTCTCGTACCTCAAAGGTATGTTTTTTTTGGTTTATAATAAGGGAAAAAACGAGGGATTATAATGCTGTTTACTTTATGTTGCTATGAATTACTATTATGGAAATGGTATTGAATTATGATAAATTGATTAAAGAAACGTGGGTCAAGATTGATAGCTCTAGAATTGGTACAATTCTCAACTTTGAGATTTGATTGAGGAAATTAATTTGGCTTTGCCTTTTGTGCTTATATTTCATGACATGTCAAAACTTCTTAGTTGTAAAGTTTACATTATTAAAAGAACATTCTTTGTTAATCTTTATTATCATTTTCAagctttttctttatttctttctttctttttttgacatTTCACCGACATAATTTTACTTTGATTCTCTAGACAGTGCTATTTATGCTTCATTTCACCTAGTAGTTAAATTTTTAGCTCTTTAAAGTGTCATAATACTTCACCTTAACTAGAAGATATGCAGCCTAGGCTTCATTATTGGATTTTGATGGATTAGTATAAGGTGCTGAtggttttgtttaatttatttaattttgaaaattttatcccTGTGGGTACAAAGGTGTGATAACTCTTTGAGTATCTCGATCCCACAACGTGGGTATGGGGTGAACGCCCTTGGCCAATAGACAATGGGGTTTCAGTGCTGTAGCTCATCAGCATCATTAGGTGTCACTCCCAAGCTAGTCCTAAAGCCTTACTCTTTCTTTTCAATATGTGTCACACATGACACGACATTATCCTTTGATTTGTTCACCTATATgttagataatatataaaaaggtaTTACAAGTATTCAGTGATAACATGTTTTTCTTCAGAGGAAATAtaaatgtatgtgtatatatgtatatatagtcatCTGTGCGTCTTGATACTGTGATCAATAATATACTGTTAAATAGCATTTTCATTGTCTCAATGCAGTGGTGATATTTCTTAATTTATCAATCCTAGCTAAAATggaagtttatttatttttttgataaataaaatggaaGTTTATTGATAATGGTCTGTGGGACTATTCTCTCCTTGACTTTTAACACCTAATGATGAAACAAGCATCTTGGATTGGGTGTATTATTGATTTCCTTTGCATATGGTGTCTTGCCTTTGAACTCCATGTTTCATTATTGAAGGCAAGTTCTTTCCCTTTGGAAGTCGTCAGGTAGTGGTGACTATAGGTGATATGCTCGTTAGTTCACTCAGTCGCAGAGATGTTGGAAACTCTTGAAAATTGATTAGAAATTGGAAAGATAGTCTAATGCCTTCGGTCTAATTGGCTTGTCCTAGTTAAGTTGATGTTATGATTGTTCTCTAGGCTGACCCGTTTTGTGGTTTAAGAGTTTCACGATTGAGATTCCTCTTCTAATTTACTGATTTTATGTATGGTTTAAGGACAAGGTCGCAGAACTCCTGaaatatttctttcttttatttagcATGCTTCGAGTTTAATTCCTGTCTTTAATCTGGTTGCAGGTTTTTCATTACCAGTTCTGTTTTAGATCTAACAATAGTGGGCTTAGATGCCGTGGATGGAGAATCAAATACCCAGGGGCACCAACCTCATTACTTGAAGACGTGTTCTAAACCAAATTTATATCTAGGAAGTGCCGTTTACCTTCTAGGTTACACCGAGAAACAAGAAGTGATAGTAGGTGAAGGAAAGGTGGTGATTGCCACGGACAATCTCATAAAACTGTCAACCGATGGAATAACATGGAACCCTGGCTCTGCCGGATTTGATTCACATGGGAACCTTGCATTCATGATCTGTGATCCTATGAAGCTAGCTACCTCTCCTAATACCAAGTCATCTGGGACTTCTTCTTCATCCTCATCATCATGGAAGAAAGATACACCTATGCAGTTTGGTATTCCCATACCCGTCATTTGCGATTGGTTAAACCAACATTGGGAAGGAAGTCTTGATGAAGTTACCAAACCCAAGCTACCAATTATTAGATTGATGTCTTCAGGCCAGAAGAGTGAGCATTCTTCTGCATCCTTTACAATGCGCCAGGTTTTCAAGTCAACAGGAGACGATAATGACATAACACCATCTTCATCAAATGTAATCACAAAAACTAGGGATCAACCAGGACCCAGCTCTTCTGCTGCAGTGAACACTATCGAAGAAGAGACGCTATGTTCTCATCCACATACTGCGCATGTGCAAGGAATTCCAACTCCTGAAATATATGAATCCCCAAAGCTGACATCAGTCCCTCTTAGGAAGAAAGAGACCACCCCAGTTCAGCTTTTGAATATAAATTTTCCTCCCAGGCTTGTGAAAACTGCTATAGTTTTGGAGCCTGCCAAACAACAGCTTCTGAATTCAGATGAGAATGCTTTGAAGGAGCTTCCATCAGAAAGCCCATTGATTGAAGATCATATCAAGAATAGAGTACAGATAAGTCCTAGTGAGGATGCTGATGTTGCCTCGATGGCATCTGTAAATGGGGCCCAGAGTGAGGTTCAGTCTAGTTCATCTCTGGTTGAACAACATCCGGAGATGTATAATGGGTACAGTAGTGAGGGGGAGACCATGTACTCTGCCGAAACTGCTGAGAGTAGAAACTACACAAGTCCTAGAGAAGGGAAGTTTCAGCAAGTGGGAAGGAGCCAGAGCTGTGTGGGTTACACAAGGTGGGGAGCAGTTCAAAGAAATCCGGTGGCTCGCAGGGCATTGCTAGAAAAGCAGAGGAGCTTTATACATGGAAAGAAGACTTACTCACAAGGGGCAACTTCTCAAAGAAGTAACGACTACTTCAGCCCAACAGTTTCCTCAATCATGAAGAAAAGAAACAACCCAGAGCAGCCACCAAGCAAACCACGTCAAAGCATCGTTCATTCATCCCCAAGATGGCATTGATGAGTATGATACGGAAATGAGGCCACCAAGCTAACAACAAATATATAGATGTTTACACTCCTCTATAAAAGAAAATGCCTTTTATTATTTGCATATAGTGCAAACTAATTTGTCATGACACTGTGCAGACTGATTCaagatgaaaagaaaagattCGGCTACCGTACCATGTAGTTCTTATCATTGATCCAAGTAACCACATTGCTTATTCAATTGCATTTTCAGGGTAAGTAGCTTTGACAACAACTATTTTAAGCATAAATGGAGACTGCATTTTCCCTGGAGTTATTGCCTCATAAATCAATGATAAGTTGGATGGGTTATGCGGTTATAGGATTCATTATAGAACTTCTTGGACTGTAAATTAGGGGGACTGATCTCTAGTTAAGTGAATTTGGACTTGACTGTTCCTCCTTTCCCTTATATCCATCTCCAGGATTTCAAATGGTCAAAGCAGGTCTCTTTAAGTAGCATCCTTACAATTTGAAGTCCTGTTGTTAAAGTTGGAGTATTTTCATGTCATGTTAGATTAGAATTTAGGATTAGGGCTTAGGggtaaaaaacaaaaaaggccTGCTGAGGTAACTAATCAAAAAAATTATCCACTCAAATATACTATAAAACTACAAGTCAAGTTCCAATATTCAGAAACGGATTTGCTTAACCCGTGCCTCTAGGCATTaatcaaggtttttttttaatctttttttggtTAGGCCATGTGCAAATTAAGCACTAGTTAACATTCACTTTAAGAAATTGTTCCATTGACATGCAAACTCCATTGATTCTGCTTCTTTTCAAGGCAGTTTGTACTATCCCTGAAATAAAACAACAATCATATCATCAGAACATAATTTAAAAGAACAAATAATAGCAGTCACAAAGCTGCCGTATATCAACAGAATACAATGAATACCATCAAAGTTCATACCACTACAGTGAGTAAAATGCTTTAGGAAAATAGCAGAGCAACATATCAGACATTGATTTGTACACAACCCTCATTCAAGAAAATACAGCATCTAATTCCAAGCACATGAGAAAGAATAAAAATGCACATATTTGTTGTACAAACAAC
The Gossypium hirsutum isolate 1008001.06 chromosome A07, Gossypium_hirsutum_v2.1, whole genome shotgun sequence genome window above contains:
- the LOC107925906 gene encoding uncharacterized protein, whose product is MGGLRESWCFCKGVSKTERMKGTIFSSKAPAMARITGAAADGISVTGFLIHRNLLLTTHVNLPSVAAAESSEIRLQNGVAATLVPQRFFITSSVLDLTIVGLDAVDGESNTQGHQPHYLKTCSKPNLYLGSAVYLLGYTEKQEVIVGEGKVVIATDNLIKLSTDGITWNPGSAGFDSHGNLAFMICDPMKLATSPNTKSSGTSSSSSSSWKKDTPMQFGIPIPVICDWLNQHWEGSLDEVTKPKLPIIRLMSSGQKSEHSSASFTMRQVFKSTGDDNDITPSSSNVITKTRDQPGPSSSAAVNTIEEETLCSHPHTAHVQGIPTPEIYESPKLTSVPLRKKETTPVQLLNINFPPRLVKTAIVLEPAKQQLLNSDENALKELPSESPLIEDHIKNRVQISPSEDADVASMASVNGAQSEVQSSSSLVEQHPEMYNGYSSEGETMYSAETAESRNYTSPREGKFQQVGRSQSCVGYTRWGAVQRNPVARRALLEKQRSFIHGKKTYSQGATSQRSNDYFSPTVSSIMKKRNNPEQPPSKPRQSIVHSSPRWH
- the LOC121231839 gene encoding dolichol-phosphate mannose synthase subunit 3; amino-acid sequence: MKHVLKLFSLLVVISALWIGLLQASIIPRSHTWLLPIYFIVSLGCYGLLMVGVGLMRFPTCPREALLLQKDIAEAKDFLKQKGVDVGSD